Proteins encoded within one genomic window of Setaria italica strain Yugu1 chromosome IV, Setaria_italica_v2.0, whole genome shotgun sequence:
- the LOC101780675 gene encoding uncharacterized protein At1g04910 isoform X7 produces the protein MEDSCRWQLQRSPRMALNQRISRNGKSPTNKHGNGRPVLLSTVWRMKNSMSSVLTLELGQAEPDEINNGFILISANGGLNQQRVAVCNAVVVAALLNATLVLPRFLYSSVWKDTSQFGDIYQEDYFVNYMKNDVHIVKELPPHLQSLDLEAIGSQVTDMDISKEAEPSEFVRSVLPILQQNGVVHFLGFGNRLGFDSVPVHLQRLRCRCNFHALKFVPELQQAGSLLVQRLRKVSAMQTEMDKQLFGNNMVELDPAAFAEDHAAGGPSRYLALHMRFEEDMVAYSLCEFGGGEEERRELQAYRETHFPTLAMRLRNATVSPEEQRSLGRCPLTPEESGLILSALGYDGRTFIYVAGSQIYGGAPRLRPLTRLYPNLVTKEDILTTDELAPFKNFSSRLAALDFIACASADVFAVTDSGSQLSSLVSGFRIYHGRGRAPTLHPNRKRYAQVLSEEGSIAWGGFRRRVRQMVEEYKRVSPRPRGRSVYRQPRTPGCMCRAAGDGSVDF, from the exons ATGGAAGACTCCTGCAGATGGCAACTTCAGCGGTCACCAAG AATGGCTCTGAATCAGAGGATTTCGCGCAATGGGAAGAGCCCTACAAACAAGCACGGAAATGGACGCCCTGTGCTGCTAAGCACAGTTTGGCGGATGAAG AACTCCATGTCTTCAGTTCTGACACTAGAATTGGGTCAAGCAGAGCCTGACGAGATCAACAACGGTTTCATACTGATCAGCGCGAATGGTGGTCTCAACCAACAGCGTGTCGCT GTATGCAATGCTGTTGTCGTTGCTGCTCTGCTCAATGCTACACTAGTCCTCCCCCGATTCCTGTACAGCAGTGTGTGGAAGGACACAAG TCAGTTCGGTGACATCTATCAGGAAGACTACTTCGTGAACTACATGAAGAATGATGTGCACATTGTGAAAGAATTACCACCACACCTTCAGTCACTAGATCTCGAAGCAATCGGCAGCCAG GTCACTGACATGGACATCTCGAAAGAGGCTGAACCATCTGAATTCGTCAGATCTGTGCTTCCAATTCTCCAGCAAAATGGCGTCGTTCATTTCCTCGGATTCGGAAACCGTCTGGGCTTCGACTCAGTACCCGTCCATCTTCAG AGGCTGAGGTGCAGATGCAACTTCCACGCTCTCAAGTTCGTCCCCGAGCTCCAGCAAGCAGGCTCCCTGCTGGTCCAGCGGCTGCGCAAGGTGAGCGCGATGCAGACCGAGATGGACAAGCAGCTGTTCGGGAACAATATGGTCGAGCTCGACCCGGCGGCCTTCGCCGAggaccacgccgccggcgggccgaGCAGGTACCTCGCCCTGCACATGAGGTTCGAGGAGGACATGGTGGCCTACTCCCTATGCGAgttcggcggcggggaggaggagaggagggagctcCAGGCGTACAGGGAGACCCACTTCCCGACGCTCGCCATGCGCCTTCGGAACGC CACGGTTTCGCCGGAGGAGCAGCGCAGCCTGGGGAGGTGCCCGCTGACGCCGGAGGAATCGGGCCTCATCCTCTCCGCTCTCGGCTACGATGGCCGCACGTTCATCTACGTCGCCGGGTCGCAGATATACGGCGGCGCACCACGGCTGCGGCCCCTGACGCGGCTGTACCCGAATCTTGTCACCAAGGAGGACATCCTCACCACCGACGAGCTCGCTCCGTTCAAGAATTTCTCTTCACGG CTTGCGGCGCTGGACTTCATCGCGTGCGCCTCGGCGGACGTGTTCGCGGTGACGGACTCCGGCAGCCAGCTATCGTCGCTGGTGTCCGGGTTCCGGATCTACCACGGGAGGGGCCGCGCGCCGACGCTGCACCCGAACCGAAAGCGCTACGCGCAGGTGCTGTCGGAGGAAGGGAGCATCGCGTGGGGCGGGTTCCGGAGGAGGGTGAGGCAGATGGTGGAGGAGTACAAGCGGGTGAGCCCGCGGCCGAGGGGCCGGAGCGTGTACCGGCAGCCGAGGACGCCAGGGTGCATGTGCagggccgccggcgacggcagcgTCGACTTCTGA